In Sphingobacterium thalpophilum, a genomic segment contains:
- a CDS encoding IS1595 family transposase yields MVGNKEKELSLFDFQSQFSSDADCLAYLSALKWQDGYKCKKCGYGSFCKGIKEHDRQCNRCRYLESPTAGTLFHKVKFPLVKAFYAVYFISTNKKGIASTELGRKLGIKQKVAWLFKRKEMKAMESSGKFPLRGVVEVDETFVGGQDENSKGRKKGKKKLVVVAIEKKGNGVSRFYAKVIDKADAINLGSFMKQNIEPQAKVTTDKWTGYKPILKDFENMERVKSGKKGENFPELHRVIMTFKSWLRGMYHHVGDLQEYINEYTYRFNRSFMKGNIFDNLVYRMICHKPEQYNMIIA; encoded by the coding sequence ATGGTAGGCAATAAAGAAAAAGAGTTGAGTTTGTTCGATTTTCAGTCGCAATTTAGCAGTGATGCTGATTGTTTAGCTTATTTATCGGCTTTGAAATGGCAAGATGGTTACAAATGTAAGAAATGTGGTTACGGGAGTTTTTGCAAGGGAATAAAAGAGCATGACCGTCAGTGCAATCGCTGCCGTTATTTGGAATCTCCTACAGCAGGCACCCTATTCCATAAGGTTAAGTTTCCTTTAGTTAAAGCCTTTTACGCAGTATACTTCATAAGTACAAACAAAAAGGGTATTGCCAGTACCGAGCTTGGCAGGAAGTTAGGGATCAAGCAAAAAGTAGCATGGTTATTCAAACGCAAAGAGATGAAAGCGATGGAGAGCAGCGGTAAATTTCCTTTGCGTGGAGTTGTGGAAGTTGACGAAACATTTGTTGGCGGTCAGGATGAAAATTCCAAAGGACGTAAAAAAGGAAAGAAGAAGCTTGTGGTGGTTGCTATAGAAAAGAAAGGCAACGGAGTTTCGCGCTTTTACGCCAAGGTGATAGACAAAGCCGATGCGATCAACTTAGGTAGCTTCATGAAGCAAAACATAGAGCCACAGGCTAAGGTGACCACCGACAAATGGACAGGTTATAAGCCGATATTGAAAGATTTCGAAAATATGGAGCGTGTCAAATCTGGTAAGAAAGGTGAGAACTTCCCAGAACTACACAGGGTTATCATGACCTTTAAAAGCTGGTTGAGAGGAATGTACCATCACGTTGGAGATCTACAGGAATATATTAATGAATATACCTATCGATTCAACAGAAGTTTTATGAAAGGGAATATTTTTGACAACCTAGTATATCGGATGATCTGCCATAAACCAGAACAATATAATATGATTATTGCTTAA
- a CDS encoding IPT/TIG domain-containing protein: MHPFGHTELEGLDFFKYLVNSTYKLAIGKYQGELAMTNFEKDIPVHVGDIPEGKYPIAINSNVYGDLKINDQLTVQNLRITAVDPGTGYYEDPIRIKGNFLPNQEYVIKLGEFEIYYGLPKNGELEFPCSFTLVKGDNNIQIGYAKYGGSFFEVDRKVIKVNGLSIDSFYPTKGAPGDIVKLKVRGAKTNYYRIEVGGVEVSPISVKPGEMEFMVPTVNRRGKTKIRILINSQTFESNDYFEVL, translated from the coding sequence GTGCACCCTTTTGGGCATACGGAACTTGAAGGCCTTGATTTCTTTAAATATCTGGTCAATAGCACGTATAAATTAGCGATAGGAAAGTATCAGGGAGAGCTTGCCATGACCAATTTTGAAAAAGATATTCCAGTACATGTTGGCGATATTCCGGAAGGAAAATATCCGATAGCGATCAATAGCAATGTATATGGCGATCTGAAAATCAACGACCAGTTGACCGTTCAAAATCTTCGTATTACGGCTGTAGACCCAGGGACAGGGTATTATGAGGACCCTATCCGGATAAAGGGAAATTTCCTACCCAACCAGGAGTATGTTATCAAACTGGGTGAATTTGAGATATATTATGGCCTACCAAAAAATGGTGAGCTCGAATTTCCATGTTCATTTACACTTGTAAAAGGAGATAACAACATTCAAATCGGCTATGCAAAGTATGGCGGCAGTTTTTTTGAGGTGGACCGTAAAGTCATAAAGGTAAACGGATTAAGTATAGACAGCTTCTATCCGACCAAAGGTGCTCCTGGAGATATTGTTAAGTTAAAGGTACGAGGTGCCAAGACAAATTATTATCGGATTGAGGTCGGCGGAGTTGAGGTTAGCCCAATATCGGTCAAACCTGGAGAAATGGAATTTATGGTGCCAACAGTCAACCGAAGGGGAAAAACAAAAATAAGAATTCTGATTAATAGTCAAACCTTTGAATCAAACGACTATTTCGAAGTTCTATAG
- a CDS encoding IPT/TIG domain-containing protein → MMKSLIQQLLISLAIVTTTWACKKTEEVVVVHTPMKVIANAPTEVKDSQITMHGEIENTNDEEILDVGFILSEITKTGSSLLQEISAGKQKLTAGKTVDFTLNVKEPFDLDLIYQYVFYVKTAKGFYKSPAVRFNVDNISVTDTKPILVYLGETIILKGNFKQFKDNYYLIANSDPQQRLAFTLKDNKTTLAVTLPKGGYYHGNSVGITLQKPINGSQFVSSKQLIETKIVAKITEPSKYSFAYNEGIQINGIGLPQYNADNLYLLINDQRIPFANYLLFKQLVELKSGSFRLGYTNGRDSVYLAKEIQLEQPLADDFELATTQTHPGCRIETKGINFYKYFGDEINKLFIGSSAASGFIGSNGYSAHVTVPNNLPEGKYPITLTSGLSTVTSKQHLEVKKLHWNTINQNTFFTGDTARLTGNFYNTVGYNLEFVGGPILYSYEMKNDLINFKIPQLTPGKYKIKTFYYGFYNSEKYYAPEEKTIEIEMPIITDFSPHTVTSEYAITLQGKGLSDDFKFYFGDQEVNAFISDAENKRIIYIPIKPGKYKVWMSTKYGKVEAKTLLEIK, encoded by the coding sequence ATGATGAAAAGTTTAATCCAACAGTTGCTAATATCCCTGGCAATAGTCACAACAACGTGGGCATGTAAGAAAACGGAAGAAGTCGTGGTCGTTCACACGCCCATGAAAGTGATTGCCAATGCTCCCACAGAAGTAAAGGATTCGCAAATCACCATGCATGGTGAAATAGAAAACACAAACGATGAAGAAATTTTAGATGTAGGCTTTATCTTATCCGAAATTACAAAAACCGGGAGTAGCTTATTACAGGAAATCTCGGCTGGTAAACAAAAACTGACAGCAGGCAAAACTGTAGATTTTACCTTAAACGTAAAAGAGCCTTTTGACCTAGATTTAATTTATCAGTATGTATTTTATGTCAAGACTGCCAAAGGTTTCTACAAAAGCCCGGCTGTTCGTTTTAATGTCGACAATATTAGCGTAACAGATACCAAACCTATCTTAGTTTACCTTGGAGAGACAATTATATTGAAAGGAAACTTTAAGCAATTTAAGGATAACTACTATTTAATTGCCAATAGTGATCCACAGCAACGGTTGGCATTTACACTAAAAGACAACAAGACAACATTGGCGGTAACCCTGCCGAAAGGAGGATACTATCATGGAAATTCAGTGGGCATTACACTTCAGAAACCAATCAACGGCAGTCAATTTGTAAGTTCCAAACAACTGATAGAAACAAAGATTGTTGCTAAAATCACAGAACCAAGTAAATACAGCTTTGCATATAATGAAGGTATCCAGATCAACGGTATTGGATTGCCCCAATATAATGCGGATAACCTTTACCTTCTGATTAATGACCAACGCATACCATTTGCAAACTACCTACTGTTCAAACAATTAGTAGAACTAAAAAGCGGATCTTTCCGATTGGGATATACCAATGGTCGCGATAGTGTTTATCTAGCGAAAGAAATCCAGTTAGAGCAACCACTAGCAGATGATTTCGAATTAGCAACCACGCAAACGCATCCCGGCTGCAGGATAGAGACCAAAGGAATTAATTTTTATAAATATTTCGGTGATGAAATCAACAAGTTATTTATAGGCAGTTCGGCAGCGTCCGGTTTTATCGGAAGTAACGGATACAGTGCCCATGTCACTGTACCTAACAATCTACCGGAAGGAAAATACCCTATAACGTTGACAAGTGGCCTATCGACAGTGACCAGTAAGCAACATCTCGAAGTGAAGAAGTTACATTGGAATACGATCAATCAAAACACTTTTTTTACAGGTGATACTGCCCGCCTAACAGGAAACTTTTACAATACCGTCGGCTACAACCTAGAATTTGTGGGTGGCCCCATACTATATAGTTATGAGATGAAAAACGATCTTATTAATTTCAAAATACCGCAACTGACTCCCGGCAAGTATAAAATAAAGACATTTTATTATGGATTCTACAATAGCGAAAAATACTATGCTCCTGAAGAGAAGACCATTGAAATTGAAATGCCTATAATCACTGATTTCAGCCCACACACAGTTACCAGCGAATATGCTATCACGTTACAGGGCAAGGGCCTTTCTGACGACTTTAAATTTTACTTTGGAGACCAAGAAGTAAATGCTTTCATTTCAGATGCCGAAAATAAGCGGATAATCTATATCCCTATAAAACCTGGCAAATATAAGGTCTGGATGAGTACTAAATATGGAAAAGTTGAAGCAAAAACATTGTTGGAAATCAAATAA
- a CDS encoding sigma-70 family RNA polymerase sigma factor: MIAGLNHISISMDDFLLLQAGDQSIFGIVFNYYQPIIYFKVRQLCKSDSDAEEVTQEVFIEFYLKRMQLSGPEAIFPFLFAISKRMAISNFRKSLVRSNYLQSLQHTWSENSFSLQDELEGKELQVILESIIEQLPPQQQAIYRRNKFEDQSYQEIADEEGLSKNTVRNHLSLASKFVRFKLDKILSIFFF; this comes from the coding sequence ATGATAGCTGGACTGAACCATATTTCCATATCAATGGATGATTTTCTCTTATTACAAGCTGGAGATCAGTCTATTTTTGGTATTGTGTTTAATTATTACCAGCCAATTATCTATTTTAAAGTGAGGCAGCTCTGTAAAAGTGATAGTGATGCGGAGGAAGTTACACAGGAAGTTTTTATTGAATTTTATTTAAAGAGGATGCAGCTTTCCGGTCCGGAAGCCATTTTCCCCTTTCTATTTGCTATTTCAAAAAGAATGGCCATATCCAATTTCCGTAAATCGCTGGTCCGGTCTAACTATCTGCAGTCGCTTCAGCACACTTGGTCTGAAAATTCCTTTTCGCTGCAGGATGAACTGGAAGGCAAAGAACTGCAGGTCATCCTGGAATCCATTATTGAACAATTGCCGCCACAGCAGCAGGCAATTTACCGACGGAACAAGTTTGAGGATCAATCTTATCAGGAAATTGCCGATGAGGAAGGCCTCTCCAAAAATACGGTACGCAATCATCTTAGTCTAGCCTCGAAGTTTGTCCGGTTCAAGCTGGATAAAATCCTGTCCATCTTTTTTTTCTAA
- a CDS encoding FecR domain-containing protein — MNQIEQYCQLIRKYLADQASKEEQELLQELMDDPVFLQAWEKVWRENSYPAHPAAYPDPHRMLENILADPRIATAASAHQKTTDGHFNFRRSWWQVAAVFLAFCGAVLWGYYNFYTVDTPPKEQLSNVSIVPGSDKAMIILEDGKQIDLSLLHADTVLDQGEYLITKDNKGQISYKLKDMLSPTNNIVYNTVVTPRGGEYTLKMADGSLVQLNAGSKIKYPVKFDAKLRSVQLEGEAYFEVAKMDNKGKRVPFIVQSGAQRLEVLGTHFNIKSFGDHIVTTLVEGKVKLSFADAALKEQLLAPNDQVVFDKSRTSVKKEQVDPFYSLAWKNGNFAFDNASIQTVMDEVARWYDVEISYGDKLQGQHFSGTISRYENIDKLLKTIAFAGGVHFERKGRRIYVLN, encoded by the coding sequence ATGAACCAAATTGAACAATACTGCCAATTAATACGTAAATATCTTGCTGATCAAGCCAGTAAAGAAGAACAGGAACTTCTTCAGGAATTAATGGATGATCCCGTATTTCTTCAGGCTTGGGAGAAAGTCTGGCGGGAGAATTCGTATCCCGCACATCCTGCAGCATACCCTGATCCACATCGGATGTTGGAAAATATACTGGCTGATCCCCGAATTGCAACAGCGGCATCTGCTCACCAAAAGACTACAGACGGACATTTTAATTTCAGGAGGAGTTGGTGGCAGGTCGCGGCAGTCTTTCTGGCGTTCTGCGGTGCAGTGCTATGGGGCTACTACAACTTTTATACCGTGGATACGCCACCGAAGGAGCAGCTGTCTAATGTGTCGATCGTACCGGGCTCTGATAAAGCCATGATCATTCTTGAAGATGGAAAACAGATCGACCTCAGTTTGCTCCATGCGGATACAGTCCTTGACCAAGGCGAATATTTGATCACCAAAGATAATAAAGGTCAAATCAGTTATAAGCTCAAAGACATGTTGTCACCAACAAATAACATCGTCTACAATACGGTCGTAACCCCTAGAGGTGGAGAGTATACATTAAAGATGGCCGACGGAAGTCTTGTGCAGCTCAATGCAGGCAGTAAGATCAAATATCCTGTAAAATTTGATGCGAAGTTGCGGTCGGTGCAGCTCGAAGGTGAAGCCTATTTTGAAGTGGCTAAAATGGACAATAAAGGCAAACGGGTACCTTTTATCGTGCAAAGTGGAGCACAGAGGCTCGAGGTCCTTGGAACACATTTTAACATCAAGAGCTTTGGTGATCACATCGTTACCACCTTGGTGGAAGGTAAAGTCAAGCTCTCTTTTGCCGATGCTGCCTTGAAAGAACAACTCCTTGCGCCCAATGATCAGGTCGTTTTCGATAAAAGCCGTACCAGTGTGAAAAAGGAGCAAGTAGATCCCTTCTATAGTCTCGCCTGGAAAAATGGAAATTTCGCTTTTGATAATGCATCCATTCAAACGGTCATGGACGAGGTTGCACGCTGGTATGATGTCGAGATCAGTTACGGAGACAAGCTGCAGGGACAGCACTTCTCGGGGACTATCTCCCGCTATGAAAATATCGATAAACTGTTGAAAACAATTGCTTTCGCCGGTGGCGTACATTTCGAACGTAAAGGAAGGAGGATATATGTGCTAAACTAA
- a CDS encoding tetratricopeptide repeat protein yields the protein MILKERMSYNYLKYLFTGTLSALLLTGYAQEVGKQQKEKKEKQQQQQHSVQGGGGEVQTMDSIDVVRDYRPMLADAVKVRRSPDMTLINRDAIETELRQIATATYLAQQKYKQAYYHELMQRHPDASQSNIDNYRISYLAYGAGEYKRASGMLEAIKPSDAFYQGAIMTLGHIALETGDKQAARNAFVKATKLDLDQQVKADALFNYAKILFAMDSTQAAQKVLEKYIEQEAQPVDPGSKRKESAETLSAEILRGTTNFHAGVSMLESLKERGREVNAIYQKVTYYRGLEFYNERAFENSISMFMRSEKFPVNAEMAALATYWKAEAMYEVRKFGEAVENFSQFLSLPVARNSDLYNYANYGLAYAAYRNNRFELAANYFERFLTAGGNAVDQNIRYDVIARLGDSYLCLRDYGRANKYYDQLINSKAPNQDYAFFQRGVLFGLQGDNETKLSTLRSVLKQFPSSNYADDAAFEIPYTYFTMGDYSRAIEGLQAMVEKYPRSSYIPRALMTIGLVQYNNDEPEAAKATFQKVVEKYTRTAEAEQAMRFIENIFLDQGDASSYIRYAVGTNVSNLSPAELDNMAFQAAQSLFARGEYGAAVEAINAYFDKFPKPRQEKFARYIRGVSSYRTGHPQEALHDLNIILNDWTSKYSENTLLTVAALYLDLKEYNEAIVHLKKLELNEEYKKNYGYAVTNLMVCYFELGDMEQMAKYVSLVKNYNGATEEEIAKAHLYSGKALLKEKNVASAMKEFNLAALKSQSAIGAEARYRVALLQYDNKEYDKALETAFDVINNREAQEYWVAKSFLVLADAYARKGNAFQAKSTLKSVIDNYDKNDDIVPAAKERLQKLK from the coding sequence ATGATATTGAAAGAAAGAATGAGCTACAACTATCTTAAATACCTTTTTACAGGAACGCTTTCGGCTTTACTGCTTACAGGTTATGCGCAGGAAGTGGGGAAACAACAGAAAGAAAAGAAAGAGAAACAACAGCAACAGCAACATAGTGTGCAAGGTGGCGGCGGAGAGGTTCAAACCATGGATTCCATTGATGTCGTACGCGATTACCGGCCCATGCTGGCTGATGCCGTTAAGGTGCGCCGCAGCCCGGATATGACGCTTATCAACCGCGATGCTATTGAAACCGAATTGCGCCAGATTGCCACTGCCACCTATTTAGCACAGCAAAAATATAAACAGGCCTATTACCACGAATTGATGCAACGGCATCCAGACGCTTCGCAAAGTAATATCGATAATTATCGCATCAGCTATCTGGCTTACGGAGCCGGCGAATACAAAAGAGCGAGCGGTATGTTGGAGGCCATAAAACCTTCGGATGCCTTTTATCAAGGGGCCATCATGACCTTAGGCCATATCGCTCTGGAGACTGGCGATAAGCAAGCTGCACGAAATGCTTTTGTCAAAGCGACAAAACTGGATTTAGACCAGCAAGTGAAAGCCGATGCGCTATTTAACTATGCTAAAATCTTGTTTGCAATGGACTCCACCCAAGCGGCACAAAAAGTCCTCGAGAAATATATCGAGCAGGAAGCGCAACCTGTCGATCCGGGTTCAAAAAGAAAGGAAAGTGCCGAAACACTATCCGCTGAAATCCTACGTGGGACGACCAACTTCCATGCCGGTGTTAGTATGCTGGAATCGCTAAAAGAGCGCGGTCGGGAAGTCAATGCGATCTATCAAAAGGTCACCTACTACCGCGGACTGGAGTTTTATAACGAGCGTGCTTTCGAAAATAGCATATCCATGTTTATGCGATCTGAAAAGTTTCCGGTCAATGCTGAAATGGCCGCTCTTGCGACCTATTGGAAAGCAGAGGCCATGTATGAAGTGCGCAAATTTGGTGAAGCCGTAGAAAACTTCTCCCAATTTCTAAGCCTGCCCGTCGCTCGGAATAGCGACCTGTATAATTATGCAAATTATGGGCTGGCCTATGCGGCCTACCGAAACAACCGTTTTGAGTTGGCAGCCAATTATTTTGAACGCTTTCTGACTGCTGGAGGAAATGCGGTGGATCAAAATATACGCTATGATGTCATTGCACGTCTGGGCGATTCGTATCTGTGTCTGCGCGATTACGGCCGGGCCAACAAATACTACGATCAGCTGATCAACAGCAAAGCGCCCAATCAGGATTATGCCTTCTTCCAGCGTGGTGTTTTATTTGGTCTGCAAGGCGACAATGAAACCAAGCTCAGTACGCTGCGGTCGGTGTTGAAACAATTTCCATCTTCGAACTATGCAGATGATGCGGCCTTTGAAATTCCCTATACTTATTTCACGATGGGTGATTATAGCCGTGCGATCGAAGGGTTACAGGCAATGGTCGAAAAGTACCCTCGCAGTAGTTATATTCCCCGCGCCTTAATGACCATAGGACTCGTGCAGTACAACAATGATGAGCCCGAAGCGGCGAAAGCGACTTTCCAGAAGGTGGTGGAGAAATACACCCGAACTGCCGAGGCGGAGCAGGCGATGCGTTTCATTGAAAACATCTTCCTCGATCAAGGGGATGCTTCAAGCTATATCCGTTATGCTGTCGGTACCAATGTCAGTAATCTGAGTCCCGCAGAGCTAGATAACATGGCTTTCCAGGCCGCGCAATCGCTATTCGCCAGGGGAGAATACGGAGCGGCTGTAGAAGCGATCAACGCCTATTTTGATAAATTTCCAAAACCCAGACAAGAAAAATTCGCCCGTTATATCCGTGGGGTGAGTTCGTACCGCACCGGGCATCCGCAGGAAGCATTACACGATCTAAATATCATATTGAACGACTGGACGAGCAAATATTCAGAGAATACCTTGCTGACGGTTGCTGCGCTATATCTGGATCTTAAAGAATACAATGAAGCCATTGTGCACCTCAAAAAATTGGAGCTCAACGAAGAATATAAAAAGAACTATGGCTATGCGGTAACGAACCTGATGGTGTGTTACTTCGAACTCGGCGATATGGAGCAAATGGCTAAGTATGTGAGTCTGGTCAAAAATTACAACGGGGCAACCGAGGAGGAAATAGCGAAAGCGCATTTGTACAGTGGAAAAGCTTTGTTGAAAGAAAAAAATGTAGCGTCTGCCATGAAAGAATTCAACCTGGCTGCGCTGAAGAGTCAATCGGCTATCGGCGCAGAAGCACGGTATCGCGTAGCGCTTTTGCAGTACGATAACAAGGAATATGATAAGGCGCTGGAAACAGCCTTTGATGTGATTAACAATAGGGAAGCGCAAGAATACTGGGTTGCCAAGAGCTTCCTGGTACTTGCTGATGCCTATGCGCGCAAAGGCAATGCTTTCCAGGCGAAGAGTACCTTGAAAAGTGTGATTGACAATTATGACAAAAATGATGATATCGTGCCTGCAGCGAAAGAACGCTTACAGAAACTGAAGTAA